CAGGTCGACGAAGGCAGGGTTCAACTCGATTCCTGCCCAGCGGCGATCCAACTCACGAGCAGCCAGCAACGTCGTCCCGGAGCCGGCGTATGGGTCGAGCACCACGTCGCCGGGCTCGCTGGCGATCATCACACACCGCCGGGCCAGCGTCAGAGGCATCACCGCGGGATGATCCTCGGCGCTGCTGTCGGCGGGCCGGCGGGGCTCGGTGTTGATGTCCCACACGGTGCGCAGACGCCTGTCGTTGGGACCCCGCACCGCGTCAACGTCGTAGTAGTAGTCCTGGCTCTTGGACAACAAGAACACCGTCTCGTGGGCCTTGGTGGGCCGGTCCTTCACCGACTCGGGGTGCGCGTTGGGCTTGTGCCAGATCACCTCCGAGCGCAGCCACCATCCCGCGTCCTGCAGCGCCAGCGCAAGGTGCCAGGGAACCCCGATCAGGTCCTTCGGCTTGAGGCCCTCGGGCGTCGGCGGGCGCACCCGCATCGCCCGCGCCCGGTTCTTGCGATCCGGCGCCCGGTATCGGCGGTTGCCGGAGGTGTAGCTGTCGCCCACGTTGAGCCACACCGTCCCGTCGTCCGTGAGCACCCGGCGCACCTTGTCGAAGGTCACCGCAACGCTCCTGACGTAATCGCCCAGCGCGTCGTCCCGGCCGATCTGCCCATCCGCCTCGTAGTCGCGAAGCGACCAATACGGCGGCGACGTCACCACCGTGCGCACGCTGCGATCCGGTAGCACGTCGAGCCCCTCCAGGGCCGGTCCGCATATCAGCACCGAACCGCCCAACCGGCGCATCGGCCCAGCATCAGCAGCGTCCACCCGCCGGTACGGCATCGCCGAGCCCGACTGCCCGCGGCACTCCATCGACTCCGACGCTAACCGCTCCCGCCTCACCAAGGGAGGATCGCCGACATCAACATCGAACAGTCGTTCGCTCATGCCAGGCACCGTACAGAAGGCCTGTGACACCCGAGGCTTCGGCAACTCCATCGGTGGTTGCGGCCGATTGTCCTGACGTCCCGGCGTCGGTCAGGGCAGTCGGATGCCCCGACCGGGTCACGCTGGGCCTAATGGGAGTTGGTCGGCCGCTGCTGCGGCGGGCACAGTCGGCGTTGCCAGGCCGTTGCCCGCCGCGGGTCCGCGGTAGGTGGGGTACTGCTTGCCGCGGGGCGTTGTTTCCTCGTCCGCTTCCAGTCCCCAGGACGTCCAGCCCTTCCGGGGGTAGCGGGCGAACATCTCGAGGTAGGGGCCCGGCGAGCAGGCTTCGACGATCTCGTACTGCTCGTCGGGCTTGCGCGAGTGCTCTCGCTTGCGAGTCTCGATCATGTTGACCTGGCGGCGTCCCGGCGGCAGTGTGCGCATCCGGCCGCGGACGCCGAAGAGGATCAGTTCTGTGACGTTCCGGAAGTAGAAGCCGACGCCTCGACCGTCGGGGCCGCCGTCCCTGCGACGTTTCGCCCAGACGAGATTCGACTTGTACTCGAACCCCCACGACTCCATCACGCGGAGGCCGTCGGCGATGAGCGCGTTCGGCACCCACAGGTAGAGGTGGGCATTCTCCCCGACCACGTCGGGAACCGGGAGGGCGCAGACCGCGCCGGTGGTCATGGTGTCGTACCGGGAGAGGCGCCGATGTTCGGGGGCCACCTTGCCCGTGCGGTTCTGGAACCTCCACGGCGGGTCGGCCAGCACGGCGCCGAACCCGCTCCCCGACAACGCCAAAAGGTCGTCGCTCGCCGCTTTGCCGCTGCCTTCTCCCAGGACGGCCTCCGCGACGGCGCGGCCTGCCTTCGGCTGGAGTCTGAGTTCGTAGCCCAGCGAGTCGGCCTCGGCGGTGAGCGTGGCGAGAAGTCGGTGGGTGACGGGTTGACCGACAGGAGGTGGTCGGCGGCGACGATCAGGCCGGGGGTGCAAAACCCGCACTGCACGGCGCCGTTTGGAGATGGACCTGTAACCCCCAGAGCGGCGCGGTGCTGCTCTCGCCGGTTACTCTGGGTGCATGAGCCGCCGAGACCTGATCCTGGGCACCCACCGCGAGGCCATCGTGGCCACGGCCCGCGCCAACAAGGCCACCGAGATCGCCTTGGTCGGCTCGGTGGCCCGCGGCGACGACGGCCCCGGCAGCGATGTGGACTTCCTGGCCACATTCGCTCCCGGAGCGACTCTGTTCGATCAGAGCCGCCTCCTCGGTGCCCTGCGTGAACTGCTGGGCATCAAGGTGGACGTGCTCTCTGTCGGTGGCCTCAAACCCGAGAGCCTTCCACGTCACAGGGAGATACTCGCCGAAGCGATCCGCCTGTGAGCGCCCAAGGCACTGAACGCGACACCGAGCGCATCGAGCACATCCTCGATGCCGCGGACTTCCTGGCCACCCTGGTCGGTCAGGGCCGTGAGGTATTCGATTCGAGCCGCGAGCGGCGCAACGCCGTTGAGCGGCTGCTGGAGATCGTCGGTGAGGCTGCTGGCCAGATGTCCGGCGGATTCGCCGCGGCCTACCCCGACCTTGATCTGGCTGGCGCGCGGGACCTGCGCAATGTCATCATCCACGGCTATATGAACGTGGATGATGACCTCTTGTGGGATGCCGCCTCCTCCTCCGTGCCCGCCTTGGCCGCTGGCCTGCGGGCAGCGGCAGGCCTCGATCCGTCCGCCGACCGGCCGGGGCCCGACTTCTGACCGGCCGGCGGATCGTGGCTGTCAATCGTCGGCGGCGCGCTCGGTGGCGACGGCGGCGACGGCGGCGATGACTCGGCCGTAGCCGGTGCAGCGGCAGAGGTTGCCCGAGATGGCCTCGCGGATCTCCAAGTCGGTCGGTGACGGGTTGACCGACAGGAGGTGGTCGGCGGCCACGATCAGGCCGGGGGTGCAGAACCCGCACTGCACGGCGCCGTGGTCTACGAACGCCTGCTGGACGTCGGTCAGCTCGCCGTCGTCGGCGAGGCCCTCCACGGTGACGATGTCCCGCCCCACCGCCGCGGCCGCCAGCATCATGCAGGCGCACACCGGCAGGCCGTCGGACAGCACCGTGCACGAGCCGCACTCGCCCTGGTCGCAGGCGTTCTTGGTGCCCGGCAGGCCCAGGCGCTCGCGCAGCACGTAGAGCAGGCTCTCGCCGAGCCAGGCATCGGCCACCTCACGATCGGTGCCGTTGACGTGCAACGTGTAGTGCAGCGTTGCCTCGCCGGCGACGCTTCGATCCTCGCTCATGAGAACACCCTCGCCAGGGCGCGGCGGGACATGACGGCCACGGCGTGGCGCCGGTAATCGGCGGTGCTGCGGTGGTCGTCGATGGGGATGGACGCCGCTGCCGCCAACTCGCCGAAGTGAGTCAGGACGTCGTCGGGGGGCACCTCGGTTGCGTCCCAGTCGACCGCGCCGGCAATCCACTCCTCGGCTTCGGTGGCTCGCACGGGCACCGGGGCGACTGAGCCCAGCGCAAGGCGCACACTGCGCTGGGCGCGGTCCAGGACCAGCGCCACGGTGGCCACCGAGATGACCATGGCGTTGCGGGTGCCGACCTTCAAGAACTCCTGGGGGCCGTCGACCACCGGCACGGTCACGCTGCGGATTACCTCGTCGGGTGCCAGCGTGTTCCGCTTGGGGCCGACGATCAACCCGTCGAGGCCCACCTCGCGGGTGCCGCGCGCCGAACAGATGGTGATGCGGGCGTCCAGCGCCGTCAAAGGGGGCAGCGTGTCGCCGGCGGGTGAGGCGGTGGCCAGGTTGCCCCCGAGCGTGCCGGCGTTGCGGATCTGCGGCGAGCCGACGGTCCGCGCCGCCTGGGCCAACGCCGGGACGTAGGCGGCGAACAGCGGGTGCTCCATCTCGGCGTAGGTCATGGCCGCGCCCATCTCCACGGCACCGTTGCGCTGCCGCCAGCCGGTCAGTTCCGGGACGCGGTCGATGGCGATGACCGAGGCGGGCCGCCGCTTGTTGTAGTTGACCTCCACCATGAAGTCGGTGCCGCCGGCCAGGAGGCTGGCCGACGGGTCGGCCGCCAGCAGGTTGCACACCGCCTCGAGGGACGCCGCGACGTGCACGCTCACGCCTCCATCATGCCCGGAGGGCCACCGCGATGCACGCCCACCCAGACGCGGCGGGCCTCGCTGAGCGCCGCTCGGTGAACACGCCGGATCCCTGACCGCCGACCGCGCGCCGCGATTCGGCAGCGACCCGCGACCGAAGGCGATACGGGTGCCGCCGGCTGGCCTCAGTGCCATGTGGGCACGCGGGGGACAGTTCGCCGCTGGGGGGTAACATCGGCGCTGCCCGGCGCTTCGGAGGCTCCGCGGGGCCGAGCGCCGCAGCGGGCGCAAATCCCGCGAAGCGGATCACCCAGATCGGAGACGCCATGGACAACGTCGTGCGGGCTGCTCTCGTGCAGCAGTCCTGGACGGGAGACGCCGACTCGATGGTCGAGGCGCACATGGCCTGGGCACGGGCCGCCGCCGAGCAGGGGGCGCAGGCGATCTGCTTCCAGGAATTGTTCAACGGCCCCTACTTCTGCCAGGTGCAGGACGAGCGGTTCTACGCCACGGCCGAGGCGGTGCCCGGCGGCCCCACGACGAAGCTGGCCTGCGAATTGGCCGCCGAACTGGGCATGGTCATGGTCCTCCCGCTGTACGAGGAGGAGCAGCCCGGGGTGCTGTACAACACGGCCGCGGTCATCGACGCGGACGGCACCTACCTGGGCAAGTACCGCAAGACGCACATCCCCCAAGTGAAGGGGTTCTGGGAGAAGTACTACTTCCGGCCCGGCAACCTGGGCTACCCGGTCTTCGACACCGCGGTCGGCAAGGTGGGCGTGTACATCTGCTACGACCGCCACTTTCCCGAGGGCTGGCGCGCCCTGGGGCTCGGTGGGGCGCAGATCGTCTTCAACCCCTCGGCCACCAGCCGGGGCCTGTCGGCCTACCTCTGGAAGCTGGAGCAGACCGCCTCGGCGGCGGCGAACATGTACTACGTGGGCGCCATCAACCGGGTGGGCGTCGAGCCGCTGGGAGACAACGACTTCTACGGCACGTCGTACTTCGCCAACCCGCGCGGCCAGTTCGTGGGGGAGGTGGCCTCGGATTCCGAACCGGAGGTCATCGTCCGCGACCTCGACCTGGACCTCATCGGCGAGGTCCGCAACCAGTGGGCGTTCTACCGGGACCGCCGCCCCGACGCCTACGACCCGCTGGTGGCCGGCTGAGCGGTCTGCTGAGCGATGCTGCGGACCGTCGCAATCCCGTCATTCCGGCGAAGGCCGGAATCCAGTGTGTGCCCGACCGACCGCCGGGCACGTCGCGCCGAGGATGGAGACTCCGACCGTGGCTGATGAACTGCTCGCCCGCCACCGCAGCGTGCTGCCCAGTTGGCTCGCCCTCTACTACGAGGAGCCGATCGAGCTGACCCGCGGCGAGGGCTGCCGGGTCTGGGACAGCGAGGGTCGCTGCCACCTGGACTTCTTCGGTGGGATCCTCACAACGATGACGGGCTACAACGTGCCGGAGGTGATCGACGCCATCCGGACCCAGGCCGCCAGGATGCTGCACACCTCCACGCTGTACCTCATCGAGCCGATGGTGGCGCTGGCGGAGAAGATCGCCGGGCTCAGCGGCATTCCCGACGCCAAGGTGTTCTTCACCACATCGGGCACCGAGGCCAACGACGCCGCCCTGCTGCTGGCCACCAACTACCGCTCCAGCCACGAGATCCTGGCGCTGCGCAACAGCTACCACGGCCGCTCCTTCAGCGCCCAGGCCATCACCGGCAACCGCTTCTGGTCGGCCTCGCGGCTCTCGGGCCTGTCGGTCAGCTTCATCCACGGCGGCTACCGGATGCGCAGCCCCTGGCCCGATCACGACGACGAGTCGTACACCGCCGCCTGCGTCCAGGACCTGCGCGAGGTCATCGACATGTGTACGACGGGACACATCGCCGCCCTCATCGCCGAGCCGATCCAGGGCGTGGGCGGCTTCGCCATGCCGCCCGACGGGTTCTTCGGCACCGTCAAGGAAGTGCTGGACGAACGGGGCATCCTGTTCATTTGCGACGAGGTGCAGACCGGCTGGGGACGCACCGGCGAGCACTTCTGGGGCTACCAGGCGCACGGCATCCAGCCCGACTTCCTGACCTTCGCCAAAGGAGTTGGCAACGGGCTGGCGCTGGGCGGCGTGGTGGCCCGAGCCGAGCTCATGGACAGTCTGGGCGCCAACTCCATCTCCACCTTCGGCGGCAACCCGCTGTCCTGCGCTGGCGCATTGGCCAACCTGGAGTACCTGCTGGACCACGACCTGCAGACCAACGCCGCCAAGATGGGCAACCGCCTGCGCCTCGGCCTCGAGCCCGTGGCCGATCGAACGCCGGATATCGCCGAGCTGCGCGGCCGCGGCCTGATGCTGGCGATGGAGTTCAACTGCCCGGGCGGCCGCGAACCGCACCCGGCGGCCGCGTCCGCGGTACACGAGGGGGCCCGCCGGCGCGGCCTGCTGGTCGGCAAGGGCGGCCTCTACGGCAACGTCCTGCGCATCGCCCCGCCGCTGTGCGTCTCCGACGCCGAGATCGACGAAGCCGTCGAGATCCTGGCGGCCGCGGCTGCGGATCTGCGCTAGAGCACGAGGAGGGCAGGCAGCCGCCGCGACCGAACAGCTCCTGGGGCGCCACCCCGCCGACCACTGAACAGGAGGACGCCATGCGTACGCTCATCGCCGACGGGACGGTCGTCAGTGCCACGGGACGCGTCCGGGCCGACGTGGTGGTTTCGGGGGAGGTGATCGAGGCCGTGGTCGCCCCCGGCAGCGAGATCGCCGAGAGCCTGCGGCGCAGCGGCGACGTCCGCCTCATCGACGCCGCCGACCGCTACGTGGTGCCCGGCGGCGTGGACGTCCACACCCACATGGAGTTGCCCTTCGGGGGCACCTACGCCTCGGACACCTTCGAGACTGGCACCCGTGCCGCCGCCCATGGCGGCACCACCACCATCGTGGACTTCGCCGTGCAGCGCGAGGGCGAGGACGTGCGGGAATGCCTCGACGCCTGGTTCGCCAAGGCCGAGGGCCAGTGCGCCATCGACTATGGCTTCCACATGATCCTGGGCGGCATCGACGAGCGGTCGCTGAAGGAGATGGACACGCTCGTGAACGACGGCATCACCAGCTTCAAGCTGTTCATGGCCTACCCGGGCGTGCTCTACAGCGACGACGGCAAGATCCTGCAGGCCATGCAGCAGGCCCACCACAACGGCGGGCTCATCATGATGCACGCCGAGAACGGCATCGCCATCGACGTCATCGCCGCCCAGGCAGCGGCCCGGGGCCAGACCGACCCGGTGTACCACGGCATCACCCGGCCGCCTCGCCTGGAGGGCGAGGCCACCTACCGGGCGATCCAACTGGCGCTGGTCGCGGGCACGCCGGTCTACTTCGTGCACCTGTCGGCCTCCGACGCCCTTGCCCATGTGGCCGCCGCCCGAAACGAGGGCTACAACGTCTTCGCCGAGACCTGTCCGCAGTACCTGTACCTGAACCTGGAGGAGCACTTGGGTGCGCCCGGCTTCGCCGGCGCCGGCTACGTGTGCTCGCCGCCGCTGCGCAGCCGCCACGAGACCCACCACGCCGACCTGTGGCGGGGCCTGCGCACCAACGACCTGTGCGTGGTGTCGACCGACCACTGCCCGTTCTGCATGAAGGAGCAGAAGGAACTGGGCCGCGACGACTTCCGCCTCATCCCCAACGGGCTGGGGGTGGTGGAGCACCGCATGGACCTCATCTACCAGGGCGTGGTGCAGGGCGAACTGTCGCTGGAGCGCTGGGTGGAGACCTGCGCCACCACACCGGCGCGCATGTTCGGGCTGTACCCCCGCAAGGGCAGCATCACGCCGGGGGCCGACGCCGACGTGGTGATCTACGACCCGACCACCGTGAGCCGCATCAGCGCCGAGACGCACCACATGAACATGGACTACTCGTGCTTCGAGGGCTTCGAGATCGCCGGCACGGTCGAGACGGTGCTGTCACGTGGCCGGGTGGTGGTCGACGGCGGCAACTACCTGGGCAGCCCCGGCGACGGGGTGTACCTGCGGCGCAGCCTGTCGCAGTACCTCCTGTGAGTCCGGCCGACCGGGTCACGACGAACCAGACATGAGCAGGGAGCGGACATGAAGCGGATACATCACTGGATCGACGGGAAGCTCACCCCCGGAGGGGGCGACCGGCGCGGCCCCGTATACAACCCGGCCACCGGCGTCCAGACCGGCGAGGTGGACTTCGCAACCACCGCCGAGGTGGACGCCGCGGTGGCCTCGGCGCGCGAGGCGTTCGGGTTCTGGCGCGAGGTGCCGGTGAGCCGGCGCAGCGAGATCCTGTTCCGCTACCGGGATCTGGTGGACCGTCACCGCAACGACATTGCCCGGCTGCTCACCGCCGAGCACGGCAAGGTGCTGGCCGACGCCGCCGGCGAGGTGAGCCGCGGCCTCGAGAACATCGAGTTCGCCTGCGGGGTGGGGCAACTGCTGAAGGGCGAGCACACCGAGCAGGCATCCGCCGGCGTGGACGTCTACTCGATCCGCCAGCCGCTGGGCGTGGTGGCGGGAATCACGCCGTTCAACTTCCCGGCGATGGTGCCCATGTGGATGTACCCCAATGCCATCGCCTGCGGCAACACGTTCGTGCTGAAGCCCTCCGAGAAGGACCCCTCGGCGCCGCTGTTCACGATGGAACTCCTGGCTGCCGCCGGGCTGCCGCCGGGCGTCGTGAACCTCGTACAGGGCGACAAGGTTGCGGTCGACCGGCTGCTGGAGCACCCCGACATCGCCGCGGTCAGCTTCGTGGGCTCCACGCCGGTGGCGCGGGCCATCTACGAGGCCGGCACGCGCAACGGCAAGCGGGTGCAGGCGCTCGGCGGTGCCAAGAACCACATGGTGGTGCTGCCCGACGCCGATGTGGAACTCGCCGCCGACGCTGCGGTCAGTGCCGCCTACGGGTCCTCGGGCGAGCGCTGCATGGCCATCTCCGCGGTCGTGGCGGTGGGCAGCGTGGCCGAGCCGCTGGTGGCCGCCATCGACGCCCGCCTGGACAAGATCCGCATCGGCGACGGCCTCGAGGACCCCGACGCCGAGATGGGGCCGCTCATCACCGCCGAGCACCGCGACCGCGTGGCGGGCTACATCGACGGCGCCCGGGCCGAGGGAGCGGCGGTCGTCCGGGACGGCCGCCCCGACGCCGCCAACCTCGACGGCTGGTTCCTGGGCCCCTCGCTGCTGGACCACGTCACCTCCGACATGGGCTGCTACCGCGACGAGATCTTCGGCCCGGTGCTGAGCGTGCTGCGGGTTGACGGCTACGACGATGCGGTGCGGCTCATCGGTGACAACCCGTGGGGCAACGGCGCCGCCATCTTCACCCGCGACGGCGGCGCGGCCCGGCGCTTCGGTTTCGAGGCCGGTGCCGGCATGGTGGGCATCAACGTGCCGATCCCCGTGCCGGTGTCGTACTACTCCTTCGGCGGCTGGAAGGGTTCGCTGTTCGGCGACACCCACATGTACGGCCCCGAGGGCATCCACTTCTACACCCGCGCCAAGGTCGTCACCAGCCGCTGGCCCGACCCTGCGACCAGCAGCATCGACCTGGGATTCCCGCGGAACCGCTGAGCGGCTCCCCGGCGGCATCGGAGAAAGGAGCCCGCATGGACTTCGGCCTCGTCCTGCAGACCGATCCGCCCGCGCGGCGAGTGGTCGAACTCACGAAGCGAGCCGAGGAACTCGGCTTCAACCACGCCTACACGTTCGACTCCCACGTGCTGTGGCAGGAGCCGTTCGTGATCTACGCCCAGATGCTGGCGGCCACCGAGAACATGGTGGTGGGCCCGATGGTCACCAACCCCGGCACACGCGACTGGACGGTCACCGCCTCGCTGTTCGCCACCCTCAACGACACGTTCGGCGAGCGCACTGTGTGCGGCATCGGGCGGGGCGACTCGGCCATGCGGGTCATCGGCCACCGGCCGTGCACCCTCGCCACGCTGGAGGAGGCCATGGGTGTCATCAAGGGCCTGGCCGAAGGCCGCGAGGTGACCTACAACGGCCAACAGCTTCGGATTCCGTGGCGGGGCGAGGGCAGCCTGCCGGTCTGGATGGCCGCCTACGGGCCGCGGGCGCTGGCGCTGTGCGGGGCGGTGACCGACGGCTTCATCCTGCAGCTGGCCGACGTGGACATCGCCGCCTGGACCATCGGCGCGGTGCGCCAAGCCGCCGCCGAGGCCGGGCGCGACCCCGACGAGCTGACGATCTGCGTGGCCGCCCCCGCCTACGTGGGCGACGACCTGGCGCACCAGCGCGACCAGATGCGCTGGTTCGGCGGCATGGTCGGCAATCACGTGGCCGACCTTGTGGCGCGCTACGGCGGCGACGGCTCGGGCGTGCCGCGGGCGCTCACCGACTACATCGAGGGCCGGGAGGGATACGACTACAGCACCCACGGCCGCTCGGAGAACGTCCACACGGAGTTCGTGCCCGACGAGATCGTGGACCGGTTCTGCCTCCTCGGCCCGCCGGCGGCACACGTCGCGCGACTCCGGGAGCTGGCCGAGTTGGGTGTGGACCAGTTCGCCGTCTACCTGATGCACGACCAGCCCGACGAGACGCTGGAGGCCTACGGCGGCATCATCGCCGACATGGCGGGAGCCGGCTGAGGCGGCCGTGGCCGACCCCTCGTCGACCCGCCGGACCCGGGCCCGCCGCACGCTGATCTTCGCGGCCTTCCTGGTCGCTCTGGCCCTGCTCTACACCGGCTACAAGGCTTTCGGCCAGGCCATCGACGACGCCCAGCGGGACTGGTGGGTCGTCGGGTCGTTCCTGCCGCGCAGCGACGACAAGAACATGCCGCCCGTGCTGGACATCCTCGCCGAGTTCGGCCAGGCGCCCCGCGAGGGCGGCACCACCATCGGCCGCCTCACTCTCGACGGGGCCCTGTTCACCCTGCGTGAGGCCGCCGTGGGCTTCGCCGCCGGCACGATCATCGGGCTCGCCATCGCCGTCGTGCTGCTGCAGTCGCGGCGCGCCGAGCGGGGTGTGCTCCCGTACGTGATCGCCAGCCAGACGGTTCCGCTCATTGCGATCGCGCCCATCGTGGTGGTGTGGGGGCGCACCGGCCTGGAATTCCTGCCGTGGGAGTGGCAGGACTGGATGTCGGTGTCGCTGATCGCCACCTACCTCACGTTCTTCCCCGTCGCGGTGAACGGGTTGCGGGGACTCCAGTCGCCGTCACCGGAGGCCACCGAGTTGATGCAGTCCTACGCCGCCGGCCGGCGCCAGGTGCTGCGGCGGCTGCAGCTGCCGGCGTCGCTGCCCTACCTGTTCCCGGCGCTGCGCATCGCCGCCACGGCCAGCGTCGTCGGCGCCATCGTGGGAGAGATCTCCGCCGGCGTGCGCGGCGGCCTCGGGCGGTTGATCCTGGACTTCGCCGGCAAGTACATCACCGGTCCTGAGCGGCTCTACGTGGCGATCATCGGGGCCTGCATCACCGGCCTTGTCGCGGTGGGCGTGGTGGCGGCGGCCGAGCGGCTGCTGCTGGCACGGCGCGGGATCGTGGCCCAGTGAACGCCGCCGAGCCACAGGGAGGGGCCGGAGAGGTGGCGGAGGATCTGGTTCTGGAGATCGCAGGACTCGAGAAGACGTTCAACGCCGGCCGGCCGAATGCCGTGACGGCCATTTCCGGGCTCGACCTGTCGGTGCGACCCCGGGAGTTCGTTTCGATCATCGGTCCCTCCGGCTGCGGCAAGAGCACGCTGCTGCGGCTCGTGGGAGGGCTGATCGGTCCCACCGCGGGCGATTTGTCGGTCAACGGCCGCAGCGCGCAGCAAGCGCGCCTGGCACGCGACTACGGGATGGTGTTCCAGGCCGCGGGACTGCTGGACTGGCGCTCGGCGGTCCGCAACGTGGAACTGCCGCTGGAGTTGATG
The window above is part of the bacterium genome. Proteins encoded here:
- a CDS encoding ABC transporter permease subunit; this encodes MADPSSTRRTRARRTLIFAAFLVALALLYTGYKAFGQAIDDAQRDWWVVGSFLPRSDDKNMPPVLDILAEFGQAPREGGTTIGRLTLDGALFTLREAAVGFAAGTIIGLAIAVVLLQSRRAERGVLPYVIASQTVPLIAIAPIVVVWGRTGLEFLPWEWQDWMSVSLIATYLTFFPVAVNGLRGLQSPSPEATELMQSYAAGRRQVLRRLQLPASLPYLFPALRIAATASVVGAIVGEISAGVRGGLGRLILDFAGKYITGPERLYVAIIGACITGLVAVGVVAAAERLLLARRGIVAQ